One Glycine max cultivar Williams 82 chromosome 6, Glycine_max_v4.0, whole genome shotgun sequence DNA segment encodes these proteins:
- the LOC100776590 gene encoding uncharacterized protein isoform X2 has translation MLCSPQTGKSGLNWLDRLRSNKGIPTGDEPDLDSFLLSAPPQSPQARPNDPPLNPPSVARDEPMPMSTILAELFCMGATLSKTNKKCPRKQTNPKIFLASSAAATTTTSSKSSAPVPAPAAPSSDALVPEVEDEPAADRDEDEEEGNELKGFTKSEVTVIDTSCPGWKVDKFVFRKNNVWKVRERKPKNRFLAKRKSNSTFAPREVDVNAIENSKDNVINMRGEKPVKTQKVI, from the exons ATGCTCTGCTCGCCCCAGACCGGAAAATCCGGTCTAAACTGGCTCGACCGCCTCCGCTCCAACAAGGGCATCCCCACCGGCGACGAACCTGACCTCGATTCCTTCCTCCTCTCGGCCCCTCCGCAATCCCCGCAGGCCCGCCCCAATGACCCGCCCCTTAACCCTCCCTCCGTGGCCCGCGACGAGCCCATGCCCATGAGCACCATCCTCGCTGAGCTCTTCTGCATGGGCGCCACCCTCtccaaaacaaacaagaaatgcCCCAGGAAACAGACCAACCCTAAAATCTTCCTCGCTTCCTCCGCcgccgccaccaccaccacctcctctAAATCCTCCGCCCCAGTCCCCGCCCCCGCCGCTCCCAGTAGCGACGCGTTGGTGCCGGAAGTGGAAGATGAACCCGCCGCGGATCGCGACGAGGACGAGGAGGAGGGGAACGAGTTGAAGGGGTTCACAAAGAGCGAGGTGACGGTAATTGACACGAGTTGCCCCGGGTGGAAGGTGGACAAGTTCGTGTTCAGGAAGAACAACGTTTGGAAAGTCAGAGAGCGGAAACCTAAGAACAGGTTTCTCGCCAAGAGGAAAAGTAACTCCACTTTCGCACCTCGTGAAGTTGATGTCAATGCAATTGAGAACTCCAA GGACAATGTAATCAACATGAGAGGAGAGAAGCCTGTAAAGACACAAAAGGTGATCTAA
- the LOC100803327 gene encoding ribosome-binding factor PSRP1, chloroplastic → MATLFNFNSTLRPSCYLPLSPSSSYPHFSNTLSTTFLGHIVTLKYAATSTSNRGRSLSTRMSWDGPLSSVKLIIQGKNLELTDAVKQHVEDKVGKAVQKHSHLVREVDVRLSIRGGGEFGRGPRTRRCEVTLFTKRHGVVRAEEDAESTYGSIDLVSSIIQRKLRKIKEKVSDHGRHMKGFNRLKVREPVEQLPMEEDEILSPREEEESIDEVVRTKYFDMPPLTVAEAIEQLENVDHDFYGFRNEETGEINIVYKRKEGGYGLIIPKGDGEAEKLESVVLEPAIESSLKE, encoded by the exons ATGGCTACTCTCTTTAACTTCAATTCCACCCTTCGCCCCTCTTGTTATCTTCCCTTATCACCCTCCTCGTCATATCCCCACTTCTCTAATACACTCTCCACAACTTTCTTGGGCCACATCGTAACCCTCAAATATGCCGCCACTTCCACAAGCAACCGTGGCCGTTCTCTCTCCACTCGCATGTCATGGGACGGTCCTCTCTCTTCCGTCAAATTGATCATTCAGGGTAAAAATCTCGAG CTCACTGATGCAGTGAAGCAGCACGTGGAAGACAAAGTGGGGAAAGCGGTTCAGAAGCACAGTCACCTAGTGAGAGAGGTTGATGTGAGGCTTTCTATTCGAGGAGGAGGTGAATTTGGGCGAGGACCCAGAACTCGTAGATGTGAG GTGACTTTGTTCACGAAAAGGCATGGAGTGGTGCGGGCTGAGGAGGATGCTGAAAGCACCTATGGAAGTATAGATTTGGTGTCATCAATCATTCAGAGGAAGTTGaggaaaataaaggaaaaggtGTCAGATCATGGTCGCCACATGAAGGGGTTCAATAGGCTAAAGGTTAGGGAGCCCGTGGAGCAATTACCTATGGAAGAGGATGAAATATTATCCCCACGGGAGGAGGAAGAATCAATTGATGAG GTTGTTCGCACAAAGTACTTTGACATGCCACCATTGACTGTGgctgaagcaattgaacagctTGAAAATGTTGATCATGACTTTTATGGTTTTCGAAATGAAGAAACTG GGGAAATTAATATTGTGTACAAACGAAAAGAAGGAGGATATGGACTCATTATACCTAAAGGTGATGGTGAAGCAGAGAAATTGGAGTCTGTAGTGCTTGAACCAGCTATAGAATCCTCTCTGAAAGAATGA
- the LOC100776590 gene encoding uncharacterized protein isoform X1 translates to MLCSPQTGKSGLNWLDRLRSNKGIPTGDEPDLDSFLLSAPPQSPQARPNDPPLNPPSVARDEPMPMSTILAELFCMGATLSKTNKKCPRKQTNPKIFLASSAAATTTTSSKSSAPVPAPAAPSSDALVPEVEDEPAADRDEDEEEGNELKGFTKSEVTVIDTSCPGWKVDKFVFRKNNVWKVRERKPKNRFLAKRKSNSTFAPREVDVNAIENSKDNVINMRGEKPVKTQKAILVRSM, encoded by the exons ATGCTCTGCTCGCCCCAGACCGGAAAATCCGGTCTAAACTGGCTCGACCGCCTCCGCTCCAACAAGGGCATCCCCACCGGCGACGAACCTGACCTCGATTCCTTCCTCCTCTCGGCCCCTCCGCAATCCCCGCAGGCCCGCCCCAATGACCCGCCCCTTAACCCTCCCTCCGTGGCCCGCGACGAGCCCATGCCCATGAGCACCATCCTCGCTGAGCTCTTCTGCATGGGCGCCACCCTCtccaaaacaaacaagaaatgcCCCAGGAAACAGACCAACCCTAAAATCTTCCTCGCTTCCTCCGCcgccgccaccaccaccacctcctctAAATCCTCCGCCCCAGTCCCCGCCCCCGCCGCTCCCAGTAGCGACGCGTTGGTGCCGGAAGTGGAAGATGAACCCGCCGCGGATCGCGACGAGGACGAGGAGGAGGGGAACGAGTTGAAGGGGTTCACAAAGAGCGAGGTGACGGTAATTGACACGAGTTGCCCCGGGTGGAAGGTGGACAAGTTCGTGTTCAGGAAGAACAACGTTTGGAAAGTCAGAGAGCGGAAACCTAAGAACAGGTTTCTCGCCAAGAGGAAAAGTAACTCCACTTTCGCACCTCGTGAAGTTGATGTCAATGCAATTGAGAACTCCAA GGACAATGTAATCAACATGAGAGGAGAGAAGCCTGTAAAGACACAAAAG GCCATTTTGGTAAGAAGTATGTGA